In one Oryza glaberrima chromosome 2, OglaRS2, whole genome shotgun sequence genomic region, the following are encoded:
- the LOC127762350 gene encoding uncharacterized protein LOC127762350 has protein sequence MEMGRDVDAGQQQRRLVVVHSQVRRIKQEEGEKVKVDETYQHQVSEMRRMVVLRDMEARQRSRSPLGRAARPAISIGGDS, from the coding sequence ATGGAGATGGGTAGGGACGTGGATGCTGGGCAGCAGCAGAggcggctggtggtggtgcACAGCCAGGTGAGGCGGATCAagcaggaggagggggagaaggtgAAGGTGGACGAGACGTACCAGCACCAGGTGTCGGAGATGCGGCGGATGGTGGTGCTCCGGGACATGGAAGCGAGGCAGCGCTCCCGCTCGCCGCTCGGGAGGGCCGCCCGCCCGGCGATCTCCATCGGCGGCGACTCGTGA
- the LOC127762347 gene encoding uncharacterized protein LOC127762347 isoform X1: protein MAAAAAAGATPATARKALLTTTATLLSSSLARSRRSLSCSAAAASAAPRIAPQPPDLLRWVQREGGFVHPALRVVDHPEHGLGVSAAAAEGDIPPGDVLIALPGRLPLRLRRPAGAADAVLVQLAEQVPEELWAMRLGLRLLQERAKSDSFWWPYIANLPETFTVPIFFPGEDIKNLQYAPLLHQVNKRCRFLLEFEKEVKHKLGRVPLEDHPFCGQDVNSSSLGWAMSAASTRAFRLHGEIPMLLPLIDMCNHSFNPNARIVQEGNVDSPDMSVKVVAETKIDQNAAVTLNYGCYPNDFFLLDYGFVITSNSYDQVELSYDGTLLDAASMAAGVSSPNFSAPAKWQQDILSQLNLYGEGAILKVSIGGPEIVDGRLLAALRVIIAADPDAVSGHDLKTLMSLKEKAPLGPAVEASALRTVLALCTFALQHFHTKIMEDEAILKGEPPLTTELAVQFRLQKKLLLLDVIQNLSRRIKMLALDKSTV from the exons atggccgccgccgccgccgcgggggcgacgccggcgacggcgaggaaggCCCTGCTCACAACAACCGccaccctcctctcctcctcgctcgcGCGCAGCCGGCGCAGCCTCTCCTGCTCCgcggccgctgcctccgccgccccgcgcATCGCGCCTCAGCCGCCGGACCTGCTCCGATGGGTGCAGCGGGAGGGAGGGTTCGTGCACCCCGCCCTCCGCGTGGTCGACCATCCTGAGCACGGCCTCGgggtctccgccgccgcggccgagggAGACATTCCCCCTGGCGACGTCCTCATCGCGCTACCCGGCCGCCTCCCTCTACGactccgccgccccgccggcgcTGCGGACGCGGTCCTCGTGCAGCTAGCGGAGCAAGTACCTG AGGAACTATGGGCTATGCGACTGGGCTTGAGGCTGCTTCAAGAAAGGGCAAAATCTGATTCTTTCTGGTGGCCATATATCGCAAATCTGCCAGAGACTTTTACTGTACCGATATTTTTTCCAGGGGAAGACATAAAAAACTTGCAGTATGCCCCTCTTCTCCACCAG GTGAATAAAAGGTGTCGCTTCCTTCTCGAGTTTGAAAAAGAAGTGAAACATAAGCTTGGTAGAGTGCCCTTGGAAGATCATCCTTTTTGTGGACAAGATGTAAACTCATCTTCCCTTGGATGGGCTATGTCAGCAGCATCTACTCGGGCATTCCGTTTGCATGGTGAAATCCCAATGCTGTTGCCTCTTATTGATATGTGTAACCATAGTTTTAACCCAAATGCTAGGATTGTCCAGGAAGGAAATGTGGATAGCCCTGATATGTCAGTTAAG GTTGTTGCTGAGACAAAAATTGATCAAAATGCTGCGGTAACACTGAACTATGGTTGCTACCCTAATGATTTCTTCCTTCTTGATTATGGATTTGTAATAACATCAAATTCGTATGATCAAGTGGAACTGAGCTATGATGGAACTCTCCTAGATGCTGCTAGCATGGCAGCAGGAGTTTCTTCACCTAACTTTTCAGCTCCAGCCAAGTGGCAACAGGATATCTTGTCACAGCTAAATCTGTATGGAGAGGGTGCTATTCTAAAG GTCAGCATAGGAGGTCCAGAAATAGTAGATGGGCGCTTATTGGCTGCTTTAAGGGTTATTATTGCAGCTGATCCGGACGCTGTGAGTGGCCATGACCTCAAGACTTTGATGTCTCTTAAGGAGAAAGCTCCATTAGGCCCAGCTGTTGAAGCTTCAGCACTCCGAACTGTCCTTGCACTTTGCACCTTCGCTCTACAACACTTCCACACGAAGATAATGGAAGACGAGGCCATACTAAAAGGAGAACCACCTCTTACTACTGAACTAGCCGTGCAGTTTAGATTGCAGAAGAAGCTGCTTCTCCTGGATGTGATACAGAATCTTAGTCGCAGAATCAAGATGCTAGCTCTAGACAAATCCACCGTGTAG
- the LOC127762347 gene encoding uncharacterized protein LOC127762347 isoform X2, translating to MAAAAAAGATPATARKALLTTTATLLSSSLARSRRSLSCSAAAASAAPRIAPQPPDLLRWVQREGGFVHPALRVVDHPEHGLGVSAAAAEGDIPPGDVLIALPGRLPLRLRRPAGAADAVLVQLAEQVPEELWAMRLGLRLLQERAKSDSFWWPYIANLPETFTVPIFFPGEDIKNLQCRFLLEFEKEVKHKLGRVPLEDHPFCGQDVNSSSLGWAMSAASTRAFRLHGEIPMLLPLIDMCNHSFNPNARIVQEGNVDSPDMSVKVVAETKIDQNAAVTLNYGCYPNDFFLLDYGFVITSNSYDQVELSYDGTLLDAASMAAGVSSPNFSAPAKWQQDILSQLNLYGEGAILKVSIGGPEIVDGRLLAALRVIIAADPDAVSGHDLKTLMSLKEKAPLGPAVEASALRTVLALCTFALQHFHTKIMEDEAILKGEPPLTTELAVQFRLQKKLLLLDVIQNLSRRIKMLALDKSTV from the exons atggccgccgccgccgccgcgggggcgacgccggcgacggcgaggaaggCCCTGCTCACAACAACCGccaccctcctctcctcctcgctcgcGCGCAGCCGGCGCAGCCTCTCCTGCTCCgcggccgctgcctccgccgccccgcgcATCGCGCCTCAGCCGCCGGACCTGCTCCGATGGGTGCAGCGGGAGGGAGGGTTCGTGCACCCCGCCCTCCGCGTGGTCGACCATCCTGAGCACGGCCTCGgggtctccgccgccgcggccgagggAGACATTCCCCCTGGCGACGTCCTCATCGCGCTACCCGGCCGCCTCCCTCTACGactccgccgccccgccggcgcTGCGGACGCGGTCCTCGTGCAGCTAGCGGAGCAAGTACCTG AGGAACTATGGGCTATGCGACTGGGCTTGAGGCTGCTTCAAGAAAGGGCAAAATCTGATTCTTTCTGGTGGCCATATATCGCAAATCTGCCAGAGACTTTTACTGTACCGATATTTTTTCCAGGGGAAGACATAAAAAACTTGCA GTGTCGCTTCCTTCTCGAGTTTGAAAAAGAAGTGAAACATAAGCTTGGTAGAGTGCCCTTGGAAGATCATCCTTTTTGTGGACAAGATGTAAACTCATCTTCCCTTGGATGGGCTATGTCAGCAGCATCTACTCGGGCATTCCGTTTGCATGGTGAAATCCCAATGCTGTTGCCTCTTATTGATATGTGTAACCATAGTTTTAACCCAAATGCTAGGATTGTCCAGGAAGGAAATGTGGATAGCCCTGATATGTCAGTTAAG GTTGTTGCTGAGACAAAAATTGATCAAAATGCTGCGGTAACACTGAACTATGGTTGCTACCCTAATGATTTCTTCCTTCTTGATTATGGATTTGTAATAACATCAAATTCGTATGATCAAGTGGAACTGAGCTATGATGGAACTCTCCTAGATGCTGCTAGCATGGCAGCAGGAGTTTCTTCACCTAACTTTTCAGCTCCAGCCAAGTGGCAACAGGATATCTTGTCACAGCTAAATCTGTATGGAGAGGGTGCTATTCTAAAG GTCAGCATAGGAGGTCCAGAAATAGTAGATGGGCGCTTATTGGCTGCTTTAAGGGTTATTATTGCAGCTGATCCGGACGCTGTGAGTGGCCATGACCTCAAGACTTTGATGTCTCTTAAGGAGAAAGCTCCATTAGGCCCAGCTGTTGAAGCTTCAGCACTCCGAACTGTCCTTGCACTTTGCACCTTCGCTCTACAACACTTCCACACGAAGATAATGGAAGACGAGGCCATACTAAAAGGAGAACCACCTCTTACTACTGAACTAGCCGTGCAGTTTAGATTGCAGAAGAAGCTGCTTCTCCTGGATGTGATACAGAATCTTAGTCGCAGAATCAAGATGCTAGCTCTAGACAAATCCACCGTGTAG
- the LOC127762348 gene encoding probable calcium-binding protein CML20, whose product MGLVLSCGCLCRSRSRSRSLSPPPPSDRLDVHPSFWKWETEPERGRVFRCFDTDGDGRHLSAAEIREFYGCGKAKETVAAADRQNGDGFLSIEELRAVMEDGDSEALHAVFDEYDEDSIEELRAVMEDGDSEALQAVFN is encoded by the coding sequence ATGGGTCTCGTCCTCTCCTGCGGTTGCCTCTGCCGCAGCCGTAGCCGTAGCCGTAGcctgtcgccgccaccgccctcggaTAGGCTGGATGTTCATCCATCGTTCTGGAAATGGGAGACCGAGCCGGAGCGCGGCCGCGTCTTCCGCTGCTTCGACACCGACGGCGACGGACGACACCTCTCGGCCGCGGAGATAAGGGAATTCTACGGGTGCGGGAAGGCCAAGGAGACGGTCGCCGCGGCGGATAGGCAGAACGGGGACGGGTTCCTCAGCATCGAGGAGCTCCGCGCGGTGATGGAGGACGGGGATTCGGAGGCGCTGCATGCGGTGTTCGACGAGTACGACGAGGACAGCATCGAGGAGCTCCGCGCAGTGATGGAGGACGGGGATTCGGAGGCGCTGCAGGCGGTGTTCAACTAG
- the LOC127762868 gene encoding probable calcium-binding protein CML20, with the protein MGLVVSAAASCGRLRRSRSRSPPPAVLDPSQSPLSLEREAEPELIRVFRCFDTDGDGLISAAEMREFYGCSVDEAEEMVAAADRDGDGFVSIEELRAVMEGGGLDALRAAFDEYDEDGNGVITAEELRRALRRLNLDGMDLTAEQCAEIVAAVDSDGDGVISFDEFKAMMSKQA; encoded by the coding sequence ATGGGTCTCGTcgtttccgccgccgcctcatgtggtcgcctccgccgcagccgcagccgctcgCCGCCCCCGGCTGTCCTGGATCCCTCCCAGTCCCCGTTGTCCTTGGAGCGGGAGGCCGAGCCGGAGCTGATCCGCGTCTTCCGCTGCTTCgacaccgacggcgacggcctcaTCTCGGCCGCGGAGATGAGGGAGTTCTACGGGTGCTCGGTGGACGAGGCCGAGGagatggtcgccgccgcggaCAGGGACGGGGACGGGTTCGTCAGCATCGAGGAGCTCCGCGCGGTGATGGAGGGCGGGGGATTGGACGCGCTGCGCGCCGCGTTCGACGAGTACGACGAGGACGGGAACGGTGTGATCACGGCGGAGGAGCTGCGCCGCGCGCTGCGTAGGCTGAACCTCGACGGGATGGATCTGACGGCTGAGCAGTGCGCGGAGATCGTCGCGGCCgtggacagcgacggcgacggggtcATCTCCTTCGACGAGTTCAAGGCCATGATGAGCAAGCAGGCGTGA
- the LOC127762347 gene encoding uncharacterized protein LOC127762347 isoform X3: MAAAGGGGSVGAAALEAVMAVEGQEATPSAEGGMRGAGVVEARLAARPRARLCHCLREELWAMRLGLRLLQERAKSDSFWWPYIANLPETFTVPIFFPGEDIKNLQYAPLLHQVNKRCRFLLEFEKEVKHKLGRVPLEDHPFCGQDVNSSSLGWAMSAASTRAFRLHGEIPMLLPLIDMCNHSFNPNARIVQEGNVDSPDMSVKVVAETKIDQNAAVTLNYGCYPNDFFLLDYGFVITSNSYDQVELSYDGTLLDAASMAAGVSSPNFSAPAKWQQDILSQLNLYGEGAILKVSIGGPEIVDGRLLAALRVIIAADPDAVSGHDLKTLMSLKEKAPLGPAVEASALRTVLALCTFALQHFHTKIMEDEAILKGEPPLTTELAVQFRLQKKLLLLDVIQNLSRRIKMLALDKSTV, encoded by the exons ATGGCTGCGGCTGGCGGTGGAGGgagcgtcggcgcggcggcgctggaggccGTGATGGCCGTGGAGGGGCAGGAGGCCACGCCCTCGGCGGAGGGCGGCATGCGGGGGGCCGGCGTGGTGGAGGCGCGGCTGGCGGCTCGACCAAGAGCCCGTCTTTGCCATTGTTTACGAG AGGAACTATGGGCTATGCGACTGGGCTTGAGGCTGCTTCAAGAAAGGGCAAAATCTGATTCTTTCTGGTGGCCATATATCGCAAATCTGCCAGAGACTTTTACTGTACCGATATTTTTTCCAGGGGAAGACATAAAAAACTTGCAGTATGCCCCTCTTCTCCACCAG GTGAATAAAAGGTGTCGCTTCCTTCTCGAGTTTGAAAAAGAAGTGAAACATAAGCTTGGTAGAGTGCCCTTGGAAGATCATCCTTTTTGTGGACAAGATGTAAACTCATCTTCCCTTGGATGGGCTATGTCAGCAGCATCTACTCGGGCATTCCGTTTGCATGGTGAAATCCCAATGCTGTTGCCTCTTATTGATATGTGTAACCATAGTTTTAACCCAAATGCTAGGATTGTCCAGGAAGGAAATGTGGATAGCCCTGATATGTCAGTTAAG GTTGTTGCTGAGACAAAAATTGATCAAAATGCTGCGGTAACACTGAACTATGGTTGCTACCCTAATGATTTCTTCCTTCTTGATTATGGATTTGTAATAACATCAAATTCGTATGATCAAGTGGAACTGAGCTATGATGGAACTCTCCTAGATGCTGCTAGCATGGCAGCAGGAGTTTCTTCACCTAACTTTTCAGCTCCAGCCAAGTGGCAACAGGATATCTTGTCACAGCTAAATCTGTATGGAGAGGGTGCTATTCTAAAG GTCAGCATAGGAGGTCCAGAAATAGTAGATGGGCGCTTATTGGCTGCTTTAAGGGTTATTATTGCAGCTGATCCGGACGCTGTGAGTGGCCATGACCTCAAGACTTTGATGTCTCTTAAGGAGAAAGCTCCATTAGGCCCAGCTGTTGAAGCTTCAGCACTCCGAACTGTCCTTGCACTTTGCACCTTCGCTCTACAACACTTCCACACGAAGATAATGGAAGACGAGGCCATACTAAAAGGAGAACCACCTCTTACTACTGAACTAGCCGTGCAGTTTAGATTGCAGAAGAAGCTGCTTCTCCTGGATGTGATACAGAATCTTAGTCGCAGAATCAAGATGCTAGCTCTAGACAAATCCACCGTGTAG